In Emcibacter sp. SYSU 3D8, one DNA window encodes the following:
- a CDS encoding SDR family oxidoreductase, with protein sequence MSNNGMGRRDLLKGAAIAAAATATLATGTARAATAGRFEGKTVLITGGTSGIGAATAKAFAAEGAKVVICGRRETLGKKTEAAIRAAGGNCTYIQADIREEPQVAGLVDATVKLHGGIDIVHNNAGIEGPFRSFTESPLDGTMGYHDTIRTNLDGVFYGIRHALRVMLPKKAGVIVNTASIAGSNSLAGNPTYAASKHGVIGLTRSAAKAHTKDGIRVVSVSPGAVDTPLLRRALGGNMPAGRIGKPEEIAALVLNLAAPESAYISGADFTIDGGATA encoded by the coding sequence ATGAGTAACAACGGAATGGGACGCCGTGACCTGCTGAAGGGAGCGGCGATCGCGGCGGCGGCGACCGCCACGCTGGCGACGGGCACGGCCAGGGCCGCCACTGCCGGACGCTTCGAGGGCAAGACCGTGCTGATTACCGGCGGCACCTCGGGCATCGGTGCAGCAACGGCAAAGGCCTTCGCCGCCGAGGGCGCCAAAGTGGTGATCTGCGGCCGGCGGGAGACGCTGGGCAAGAAGACCGAGGCAGCGATTCGTGCCGCGGGCGGCAATTGCACCTACATTCAGGCCGACATACGCGAGGAGCCGCAGGTGGCGGGCCTGGTGGATGCGACCGTGAAGCTGCATGGCGGCATCGACATCGTCCACAACAATGCGGGTATCGAAGGTCCGTTCCGGTCTTTCACCGAGTCACCGCTGGACGGCACCATGGGGTATCACGACACCATCCGCACCAATCTGGACGGCGTGTTCTATGGCATCCGCCACGCGTTGCGGGTGATGCTGCCGAAGAAGGCCGGCGTGATCGTCAACACCGCCTCGATTGCCGGCAGCAACAGCCTGGCCGGCAATCCTACCTACGCCGCCAGCAAGCATGGCGTGATCGGCCTGACCAGATCGGCGGCGAAGGCCCACACGAAAGACGGCATTCGAGTCGTCTCGGTCTCGCCGGGCGCAGTGGATACGCCGCTGCTGCGGCGCGCCCTGGGCGGGAATATGCCTGCCGGCCGCATCGGCAAACCGGAAGAGATCGCCGCCCTGGTGCTCAATCTGGCAGCGCCGGAATCCGCCTATATCAGCGGCGCGGACTTTACCATCGACGGCGGCGCGACCGCCTAA
- a CDS encoding nuclear transport factor 2 family protein: MTDIETLLAIEEIKQLKARYFRSIDTKEFDTLRTVFAPDATFDFREALRDPVLGTPEGVTEHEPVSGLENIVSYIGGALATAQSAHHGHTPEIELLSDTTARGIHPMEDTVLNGSFFFRGYGHYRETYVKLADGWRIHTSQLTRLLVRVESR, translated from the coding sequence ATGACCGATATCGAGACGCTGCTTGCCATCGAGGAAATCAAACAGCTCAAGGCGCGGTATTTCCGCTCGATCGACACCAAGGAGTTCGACACCCTGCGCACCGTGTTCGCGCCGGACGCCACCTTCGATTTCCGCGAGGCGCTGCGCGACCCGGTCCTGGGGACGCCAGAGGGTGTCACCGAGCATGAGCCGGTCTCGGGACTGGAAAACATTGTCAGCTATATCGGCGGCGCCCTCGCCACCGCACAGAGCGCCCATCACGGTCATACGCCCGAGATCGAGCTGCTGTCCGACACGACCGCGCGGGGTATCCATCCCATGGAGGACACCGTACTGAACGGTTCGTTCTTCTTCCGCGGATACGGTCATTACCGCGAGACCTATGTGAAGCTTGCCGATGGCTGGCGCATCCATACCTCGCAGCTCACCCGCCTGCTGGTCAGGGTCGAGAGCCGCTGA
- a CDS encoding DUF2189 domain-containing protein, whose product MMDMTSTAADYDAPGINKITFRDLKDALAEGYADYTDNRTDVLFLCLIYPLIMYVAVRMAFGYGVLPLIYPVFTGAALLGPVVAVGLYHVSWRREQGLETHWRDAFRVFQHHSIGSIGLMTLILVGLYCAWLMAAITIYEFTLGKGAVWYLSPAEFVREVLTTSQGWTLIVVGNTVGLIFALIALCISMVSFPMLVDKNVGPINAVVTSVRAAFANPGPTLAWGLIVALLLFLGSLPFFLGLAVVMPVLGHATWHLYRKMVRH is encoded by the coding sequence ATGATGGACATGACCAGCACGGCCGCCGACTACGACGCGCCTGGCATCAACAAGATTACCTTCAGGGATCTGAAGGACGCGCTTGCCGAGGGCTACGCGGACTATACCGACAACCGCACAGACGTTCTTTTCCTGTGCCTGATCTATCCGCTGATCATGTATGTGGCAGTGCGCATGGCGTTCGGTTATGGCGTGCTACCGCTGATCTATCCGGTTTTTACCGGCGCGGCGCTGCTGGGACCGGTTGTTGCGGTCGGCCTCTATCATGTGAGCTGGCGGCGCGAGCAGGGTCTCGAAACCCACTGGCGCGATGCGTTCAGGGTATTCCAGCACCATTCCATCGGCAGCATCGGCCTGATGACCTTGATCCTGGTGGGCCTGTACTGCGCCTGGCTGATGGCCGCCATCACCATCTATGAATTCACCCTTGGCAAAGGCGCGGTCTGGTACCTGTCGCCAGCGGAATTCGTCCGCGAAGTGCTGACCACATCGCAGGGCTGGACGCTGATCGTGGTGGGCAACACCGTGGGCCTGATATTCGCCCTCATTGCCTTGTGCATCAGCATGGTGTCGTTCCCCATGCTGGTCGACAAGAATGTCGGTCCCATCAACGCTGTCGTCACATCGGTCCGCGCGGCATTTGCAAACCCCGGCCCCACCCTGGCATGGGGCCTGATCGTCGCATTGTTGCTGTTCCTGGGGTCGCTGCCGTTCTTCCTGGGGCTGGCCGTGGTGATGCCCGTACTGGGCCACGCGACCTGGCACCTTTACCGCAAAATGGTCCGGCACTGA
- a CDS encoding CVNH domain-containing protein: protein MPFKYLPGIWCALLCLGLAAPAGAIPIGSYRDSCKDIKLKDRDSDSVRIQARCLDGQGEWRRTSFELDRCWGELANIDGELVCVADQSHGGPGFAGAGYDQRATQPAGQAVAGHGGIPGSRPKDVAVDVCIERAVREAYRGGAGYARLLRIEDIDRKDAGRIKVKGIVLASEHRESRKSHDMPFRCDSRAGVILEFRWR from the coding sequence ATGCCATTCAAGTACCTGCCAGGGATCTGGTGCGCATTGTTGTGTCTCGGGCTGGCCGCGCCAGCCGGGGCAATTCCCATCGGCAGCTATCGGGACAGCTGCAAGGACATCAAGCTGAAGGACCGGGACAGCGATTCTGTCCGAATCCAGGCCCGGTGCCTCGACGGCCAGGGTGAGTGGCGCAGGACGTCATTCGAGCTGGACCGTTGCTGGGGGGAACTCGCCAATATCGATGGCGAACTGGTCTGCGTCGCCGACCAGAGCCACGGCGGTCCGGGATTTGCCGGCGCAGGCTATGATCAGCGGGCCACCCAGCCGGCCGGCCAGGCTGTGGCCGGTCACGGGGGCATTCCCGGCAGCCGGCCCAAGGATGTCGCCGTCGATGTCTGCATCGAGCGGGCGGTGCGCGAAGCCTATCGTGGCGGCGCGGGCTATGCCAGGCTGCTGCGGATCGAGGATATCGACCGCAAGGATGCAGGCCGGATCAAGGTAAAGGGGATCGTTCTGGCCAGTGAGCACCGCGAAAGCCGCAAGTCGCACGACATGCCGTTCCGCTGCGATTCGCGCGCCGGGGTGATTCTGGAATTCAGGTGGCGCTAG
- a CDS encoding CsbD family protein, with protein sequence MGSTADKVKGTANEAAGKARQAAGRATNSPKTEAKGVAQEAKGKTQKAVGETKDAIKKATK encoded by the coding sequence ATGGGTAGCACCGCTGACAAGGTCAAAGGCACCGCCAACGAAGCCGCCGGCAAGGCGCGCCAGGCCGCTGGCCGCGCAACGAATTCGCCGAAGACGGAAGCCAAGGGTGTCGCACAGGAAGCCAAGGGCAAGACCCAGAAGGCTGTGGGCGAGACCAAGGATGCCATCAAGAAGGCCACCAAGTAG